From Coriobacteriaceae bacterium, a single genomic window includes:
- the pelG gene encoding exopolysaccharide Pel transporter PelG encodes MAGIGFELKRLFKRKGLFATMRAYGYAGIVCTGPMLLGVLLQVGILVLCGLWGVGRASQDLLVCMVTYTLLASLTLTSFFSMPVTRFLADMLFAEREEEVLPSFWGSNAIMLVAGTVFYGVFLLFSGATLLQGLLCLWLFNIMIVNWNGMSFLTAIKDYRGILCSFAAAIGVACACALCALALGLPPVEGLLASIALGYGVMLAWDVVLLYRYFPQSDRSPWLFLQWLDQFMPLALTGLFTNLGLFAHLVIIWAGPIGVQVKGLFYGAPYHDVPALLAFLTILVTTVNFVVSVEVNFYPRYRDYYSLFNDGGVVGDIVVAEEEMLATLNRELRFCALKQLFVTAAVISLETTVLSALPLGFNNLMHGYFRTLCVGYGLYAVGNTILLILLYFTDYKGAVLASGLFAGVAGLATIVSLFFPQQFYGFGFLLGAAVFFVVALMRLDTYTANLPYRILSQQPIVATDKTGRFTELGRWLDRAEQRYEELRLEGEPHGAFERTVVRVYRNRWGGPDDR; translated from the coding sequence ATGGCCGGAATTGGATTTGAGCTCAAGCGTCTGTTTAAGCGCAAAGGCCTCTTTGCCACCATGCGCGCCTATGGCTACGCCGGCATCGTGTGCACGGGTCCCATGCTGCTGGGCGTGCTGCTGCAGGTGGGCATTCTGGTGCTGTGCGGCCTGTGGGGCGTGGGTCGCGCCAGCCAGGATTTGCTGGTGTGCATGGTGACCTATACGCTGCTGGCGTCGCTCACGCTCACGAGCTTTTTCTCCATGCCCGTCACGCGCTTTTTGGCCGATATGCTGTTTGCCGAGCGCGAGGAGGAGGTTCTGCCTTCGTTTTGGGGCTCCAACGCCATTATGCTTGTTGCGGGTACGGTGTTCTATGGCGTCTTTTTGCTGTTCTCGGGCGCCACGCTGCTGCAGGGGCTGCTGTGCCTGTGGCTGTTCAACATTATGATCGTCAACTGGAACGGCATGAGCTTCCTCACCGCCATCAAAGACTACCGCGGTATTCTGTGCAGCTTTGCGGCTGCCATTGGCGTGGCGTGCGCGTGCGCCCTGTGCGCGCTGGCGCTGGGCCTGCCGCCGGTCGAGGGCCTGCTGGCGTCGATCGCCCTGGGCTACGGCGTCATGCTCGCCTGGGACGTGGTACTGCTGTACCGGTATTTTCCGCAGAGCGATCGCAGCCCCTGGCTCTTTTTGCAGTGGCTCGACCAGTTTATGCCGCTGGCACTCACGGGTCTGTTTACCAACTTGGGACTCTTTGCTCACCTGGTAATTATTTGGGCGGGGCCCATCGGCGTGCAGGTCAAGGGCTTGTTTTACGGTGCGCCCTATCATGATGTGCCGGCGTTGCTTGCGTTTTTGACCATCCTGGTCACGACCGTCAACTTTGTGGTGTCGGTCGAGGTGAACTTCTATCCGCGCTACCGCGACTACTACAGCCTGTTTAACGACGGCGGCGTGGTGGGCGACATCGTGGTGGCCGAGGAGGAAATGCTCGCCACGCTCAACCGGGAGCTGCGGTTTTGTGCGCTCAAGCAGCTGTTTGTGACGGCAGCAGTCATCTCGCTCGAGACCACGGTGCTCTCGGCCCTGCCGCTGGGCTTCAACAACCTGATGCACGGGTATTTCCGCACGCTGTGCGTGGGCTATGGCCTGTATGCCGTGGGCAACACGATTCTGCTGATCTTGCTGTACTTTACCGACTACAAGGGCGCCGTGCTTGCCTCCGGGCTGTTCGCGGGCGTGGCGGGGCTGGCGACCATCGTCTCGCTGTTCTTTCCGCAGCAGTTTTATGGGTTTGGCTTTTTGCTCGGCGCGGCGGTGTTTTTTGTTGTGGCGCTCATGCGGCTCGATACCTATACCGCCAACTTGCCGTATCGTATTCTGAGCCAGCAGCCCATTGTGGCGACCGACAAGACGGGTCGCTTTACGGAGCTGGGCCGCTGGCTCGACCGTGCCGAGCAGCGCTACGAGGAGCTGCGTCTAGAGGGCGAGCCGCATGGTGCGTTTGAGCGCACGGTGGTCCGTGTGTATCGCAATCGTTGGGGAGGTCCTGATGACCGATAG